The Phormidium yuhuli AB48 DNA window AGAGAGCCGGGTCTTCTTGAACCGGTCATTGAGGATTTTCTCCCCGGATTAGTCTGTGTGGGAGACCTGGATTGTCCTGAGTCCTCCTCCTTGGGGGAACGGCATCTGGCAGGGGTCGTGCAACAGGAGGACTACTATATTCGTTTGGTAGACCCCTCCGGTCAAACGCTGGCCCAAGTGGGACAACCCCCAGAGGAGTTGGGGCCACAGGGTCAAGTCGAGCCTTGGACCACCCTGGTGACACCGGAAGGAAACTCCTATCGCCAAGTTTCGGTATTCCTGAAAACCCAGTCTCAGGCTCCCTGGGGCTATATTCAGGTGGGACAATCTCTCAATGAGTATGACGCTCGTTTGAGGCGTTTGGCTTGGACGTTACTGATTGGCCTACCCCTGGGATTACTGGGGGTAGCGGCGGCGAGTTGGTGGCTGGCCGGGGTAGCCATGAGACCCGTGTATGAGTCCTATCGTCAGGTGCAGCAGTTTACCGCCGATGCCGCCCATGAATTGCGTACCCCCTTAGCGGCGATCGCCTCCACCGTCGAGTTTAGCCTCGGAGAACCTCATCTCTCCCAGCCAGAGATGGAACATACCTTAGGGGTGATTGAGCGGCAAACCAGTCGTTTGGGGAATTTAGTGCGGGACTTGTTATTGTTGTCTCGCATTGATTTACAGGTTGAGCAAGTTCCCCAGACCCGTTGTGACGTCAACCTACTGGTGGATGAAGTCTTAGAAGAATTTGCCGCCTTAGCCATTGCCAGCCAGGTTCAGTTAAAGCGTCAAGGACCCGAAGACTCTCTTTGGGTTTGGGGCGACGAGGAACAGTTATATGGTCTGCTTGCCAATCTCGTTGCCAATGCCATTCAATACACCCCAGAGGCAGGAACCGTGACCACGCGGTTGCAACAGCATGACGGTTTCATCCAGATTCAAGTTGAAGATACCGGAATCGGGATTCCCCCAGACCAACA harbors:
- the rppB gene encoding two-component system sensor histidine kinase RppB, with the protein product MNRHRAFVLTQQRLAALYTLIMGVILSLCGLGFYTALAQDHWLSLNRKLESLAGTLHDGIEPTLREPGLLEPVIEDFLPGLVCVGDLDCPESSSLGERHLAGVVQQEDYYIRLVDPSGQTLAQVGQPPEELGPQGQVEPWTTLVTPEGNSYRQVSVFLKTQSQAPWGYIQVGQSLNEYDARLRRLAWTLLIGLPLGLLGVAAASWWLAGVAMRPVYESYRQVQQFTADAAHELRTPLAAIASTVEFSLGEPHLSQPEMEHTLGVIERQTSRLGNLVRDLLLLSRIDLQVEQVPQTRCDVNLLVDEVLEEFAALAIASQVQLKRQGPEDSLWVWGDEEQLYGLLANLVANAIQYTPEAGTVTTRLQQHDGFIQIQVEDTGIGIPPDQQQRIFDRFYRVQGDRSRHSGGSGLGLAIAQAIASTCKGTLTVKSQVGQGSCFTVQLPEQPKP